The DNA region TTAAAGTTGTTCAAGATCATGCTGAAGAAGGGATGGGTAAACCCGACGTTGTATCTCCCGCCGATGATCACGCCGATCAGCTTCGATTTCCTGGAAGCAAGCGCTTTGGCGGAGAAGCTTGGACGATAGCCCGTTTCCGCGATGATTTGGCGGACCTTGTTTTTGGTCTCCTCGCTGATGTTTCCCGTATCGTTGATAATCTTGGACACGGTGGTGGGCGTGACCCCGGCCAACCTGGCGATGTCCCGAATGGTATATTTCTTCTCCATCATTTGAGCCCCGACAGATTGAACCCTTGAATAATGTACCGCTGGAACACGGTGTACACGATCAGCACCGGAATGACCATAAAAGCGGATCCGGCCATCTGCAGCGCGAAGTCGGTGGAGTATTGGCCCTTTAACAGTGACATTCCCACCGACAAGGTAAAGAGCGCATCGTCATTTGCGACGATGAGCGGCCACAGAAAGCTGTTCCATGCCCCGATAAAGGTGAAAATGGCCTGCACCGCCAGCACGGATTTGGACAAGGCCAAAATCATGGTGGCAAAAATCCGGAACTCGCCCGCGCCGTCCAATCTCGCCGCTTCCAGCAGCTCGTCGGGGATGGTAGACATGAACTGCCGCACCAGAAAAATGTTGAAGGCCGACGCCAGCCCGGGAATGACGATGCCGGCCATCGTATTGGTCAAGTTCATTTCGCTGACGATAATGTACATTGGAATCATTTTAACCTGCCCGGGAATCATCATCGTGGCCAGCACCAGCACAAACAGCGCCCGGTTGCCGCGGAAGCGGAATTTGGCGAAAGCGTAGCCGGCCATCGTATCCAGCAGCAAGCCGAGCATCGAGAACAATACGACGATGAGGGTGTTGGTTAAATAAACGCCGAAATCCAGCCGCTCAAACAGACCGATATAGCTTTGGAAGCTAAACGTCTTCGGGAAGAGCGTCGGCGGCACGGCCAGGGCTTCGCTTTCCGTTTTGAACGAGCTCAAAAGCATCCAAATGAACGGGAGGGCCATCGCCAGACCGCCTGCCGCCAGAACCAAAGTCACGGCCGCTTGCTCCCATCGGCTCTTTATCATTTCGTATATCACCTCGGTATCCCTATAGGTCGTGATTTGACCGTGTTACTCTTGTTTTCTTAATTTAAACTGCGCCAGCGTAACGATCATGATGATCGCGAACAGCACGGTTGAGGCTGCGGCGGCATACCCGAATTTGCTGTACTGGAATCCTTCCTGGTAAATGAACAGAGCCATCGAGATCGTTCCGTCCAAAGGACCTCCGCCCGTCATGACAAAGGGCTCCTCAAAAAATTGCAGCCAGCCGATCAGCTTGGTGACCACAACGAAGAAAATCGCGTAACGGATCGAGGGCAGTGTAATGTAGCGCAGACGCTGCCAGCGGCCCGCGCCGTCGATGGCGGCGGCCTCGTAATACATGGGCGGCACCGCTTTAAGGGCGGCCAGGAAGATGATCATGTTCACGCCTAGGCCCTGCCAGACCGCCAGAACCAGCAGGGAGATCTTCGCCATAAAGGGCTGCTCCAGCCAGGGCACCGGACCTGTACCGGCCAGCGACAACAAGTAGTTGAACAGCCCGTATTGCTGATTGTACAAGTAGCTCCAGATGACGGCGATGGCGACGATGTTGGTGATCGTCGGCAAATAATAAACGGCGCGGAATACGGAGAAGAGCGCACTTGTTCCGTAGTTCAGCAGCAAGGCGACGGCCAGCGACAGCGCCACCACGGCGGGAACTCCGATGAGCACGTAAAAAAGCGTGTTTCCGAAGGATACGATAAACGTCTCGTCCCGGAACAGTTCGCGGAAATTATCCAGCCCGACAAACCCGATATTCGCCCGGTTTGCCAGGCCGGCCAGATCCAGATCGGTGAATCCGGCGGCCAGGGAAACCGCGATCGGAATGATGGAGAAAACGAGCAGCAAGACGGCGGACGGGCCGACGAACACATAAGGAATTATTTTTTTGCGTACATTGCGGAAACCGTACAAGATTCGTCCCCCTATAGAATCGCTTTATTTGGCTAGAATTTTGCGCACTTCTTCCCGGTAGCCGGTCAGTGCCTGGTCGATATCGGCTCCGCCGCGAATAACCTGCTCCAAGGTTTTCAGCAGCTTGGAAGCGATGAACTCGTATTCGGCGATGACCGGGAAAGCCTGCGTTGTCTTCAGTTGCTCGCCGAAGGTC from Paenibacillus macerans includes:
- a CDS encoding carbohydrate ABC transporter permease, which produces MYGFRNVRKKIIPYVFVGPSAVLLLVFSIIPIAVSLAAGFTDLDLAGLANRANIGFVGLDNFRELFRDETFIVSFGNTLFYVLIGVPAVVALSLAVALLLNYGTSALFSVFRAVYYLPTITNIVAIAVIWSYLYNQQYGLFNYLLSLAGTGPVPWLEQPFMAKISLLVLAVWQGLGVNMIIFLAALKAVPPMYYEAAAIDGAGRWQRLRYITLPSIRYAIFFVVVTKLIGWLQFFEEPFVMTGGGPLDGTISMALFIYQEGFQYSKFGYAAAASTVLFAIIMIVTLAQFKLRKQE
- a CDS encoding carbohydrate ABC transporter permease — encoded protein: MIKSRWEQAAVTLVLAAGGLAMALPFIWMLLSSFKTESEALAVPPTLFPKTFSFQSYIGLFERLDFGVYLTNTLIVVLFSMLGLLLDTMAGYAFAKFRFRGNRALFVLVLATMMIPGQVKMIPMYIIVSEMNLTNTMAGIVIPGLASAFNIFLVRQFMSTIPDELLEAARLDGAGEFRIFATMILALSKSVLAVQAIFTFIGAWNSFLWPLIVANDDALFTLSVGMSLLKGQYSTDFALQMAGSAFMVIPVLIVYTVFQRYIIQGFNLSGLK